One part of the Luteibacter yeojuensis genome encodes these proteins:
- the radC gene encoding RadC family protein, which yields MTSGSDDPSAVRDAPLAPSAYRSQPIRDWAAHERPRERLYTHGAAALSDAELLAVLLGSGSAGRDAVATGRALLSRAGGLGRLLSEAAELPPVSGFGPVKRARLIVTLELARRALGEGLVDLPRIENPRDSAQYLRARMVHLRHEVFACLFLDTRHRVLAYEELFRGTIDGASVYPREVVRACLRHHASAVILAHNHPSGVAEPSAADVDITRTLIDALALMDIRVLDHLIIGQGQPVSLAERGLIREA from the coding sequence ATGACATCCGGGTCCGACGATCCGTCCGCCGTTCGCGATGCGCCCCTCGCGCCTTCGGCGTACCGTTCACAACCCATTCGCGACTGGGCCGCCCACGAGCGACCGCGCGAGCGTCTGTACACGCACGGGGCTGCCGCGCTGTCCGACGCCGAACTGCTTGCCGTGTTGCTGGGTAGCGGAAGCGCCGGCAGGGATGCCGTCGCCACCGGCCGCGCGCTCCTTTCCCGCGCGGGCGGTCTCGGCCGCCTGCTGTCGGAGGCCGCGGAGCTGCCGCCCGTGAGCGGCTTCGGGCCGGTAAAGCGCGCCCGTCTGATCGTCACGCTGGAGCTGGCCCGCCGCGCACTGGGCGAGGGCCTGGTCGACCTGCCGCGCATCGAAAACCCCCGCGACAGCGCCCAGTACCTTCGTGCCCGCATGGTCCACCTGCGTCACGAGGTGTTCGCCTGCCTCTTCCTCGACACCCGCCACCGCGTGCTGGCTTACGAGGAGCTGTTCCGGGGCACCATCGACGGCGCCAGCGTCTACCCGCGCGAGGTGGTCCGGGCCTGCCTGCGCCACCATGCGAGCGCCGTGATCCTCGCCCACAACCATCCCTCGGGGGTGGCCGAACCCAGCGCGGCGGACGTGGACATCACCCGGACCCTCATCGACGCCCTGGCCCTGATGGACATCCGCGTGCTCGATCACCTGATCATCGGGCAGGGCCAGCCTGTGTCCCTGGCCGAGCGCGGGCTGATCCGCGAGGCCTGA